The following coding sequences lie in one Microbacterium sp. XT11 genomic window:
- a CDS encoding DUF2637 domain-containing protein, translating into MTPSRINPDSRAVLVVATVATAALALVSFLLSFNGLADAAAWANVPGWLAWAIPAYVDGAILVYTLAALVFRARGESARLEWAALGVFAALSVAANGVHAWETAPAGLRVTLGVLLAALAPVSVVLTTHTIARLIVAPPAAEGVAEEVAEEVAEETAETSPRTAQEAPREYPEPLKLAELPTSVDARNAAIRRLDAEGKSLRAIAAEVGVSKSTVSRILNRHPDDEAAA; encoded by the coding sequence ATGACCCCGTCTCGCATCAACCCCGACTCTCGCGCGGTCCTCGTCGTCGCCACGGTCGCGACGGCGGCCCTCGCCCTCGTCTCCTTCCTCCTGAGCTTCAACGGCCTCGCGGATGCCGCCGCCTGGGCCAACGTCCCCGGCTGGCTCGCCTGGGCTATCCCGGCATACGTCGACGGGGCGATCCTCGTTTACACGCTCGCGGCCCTCGTCTTCCGAGCTCGCGGCGAGTCGGCCCGCCTGGAGTGGGCCGCGCTGGGCGTCTTCGCGGCGCTCTCCGTCGCCGCCAATGGCGTCCACGCCTGGGAGACGGCCCCGGCAGGGCTCCGCGTCACCCTCGGCGTCCTCCTGGCCGCCCTCGCGCCGGTCTCCGTCGTCCTGACGACGCACACCATCGCGCGCCTCATCGTCGCCCCTCCGGCCGCCGAGGGGGTCGCCGAGGAGGTCGCCGAGGAGGTCGCCGAGGAGACCGCCGAGACGAGCCCGCGGACGGCCCAGGAGGCCCCGCGCGAGTACCCGGAGCCGCTCAAGCTCGCCGAGCTCCCCACCTCCGTCGACGCCCGCAACGCGGCGATCCGGCGACTCGACGCCGAGGGCAAGAGCCTCCGCGCCATCGCCGCCGAGGTCGGCGTCTCCAAGTCCACCGTCTCCCGCATCCTCAACCGCCACCCCGACGACGAAGCGGCGGCCTGA